The Chryseobacterium wanjuense genome includes a window with the following:
- a CDS encoding adenylosuccinate synthase: MSTYVVVGLQYGDEGKGKITDVLSAKSDYVVRFQGGDNAGHTVYVGDEKFVLHLLPSGVLQCKGKCIIANGVVVNPKSFIKEVNQIESKGLRTDHIFISRRAHVIMPYHILLDTYREEEHGGTQIGTTKKGIGPCYEDKIARVGIRMIDLLNPEILRDKIEKNLKIKNSLFEKYYGKPTLDVEEIYNEFLEIGKQLQDRIVDTELELNEAIQDGKNVLFEGAQALMLDIDFGTYPYVTSSSPSTGGVCTGAGVPPTSLQNLIGVAKAYCTRVGNGPFPSELDNELGESIRQIGGEFGATTGRPRRTGWLDLVSLKHACMINGINNLVITKLDVLTGIETLKIVTHYKTEDGKIIDYFTSSTEKLYNYEPIYQDLPGWNEDLTKVRSYDELPDNAQKYIEFIEKYLGINVYLVSVGPERSQNIIRKELF, from the coding sequence TCAGTACGGAGATGAAGGTAAAGGAAAAATCACGGATGTTTTATCGGCAAAATCGGATTACGTTGTTCGTTTCCAGGGTGGAGACAACGCGGGTCACACGGTTTATGTAGGCGATGAAAAATTTGTTTTACACCTTCTTCCATCGGGAGTTCTTCAGTGCAAAGGGAAGTGTATCATTGCAAATGGGGTAGTGGTAAATCCTAAATCTTTCATTAAAGAAGTCAATCAAATTGAAAGCAAAGGCCTTAGAACAGACCACATTTTTATCAGCAGAAGAGCACATGTGATCATGCCTTACCACATTCTTTTGGATACATACCGTGAAGAAGAGCACGGAGGAACACAGATCGGAACAACTAAAAAAGGTATCGGACCTTGCTATGAAGACAAAATTGCAAGAGTAGGTATCAGAATGATCGACCTTCTGAATCCTGAGATTTTAAGAGACAAAATCGAGAAGAACTTAAAAATTAAGAATTCTCTTTTTGAAAAATATTACGGAAAACCAACATTGGATGTTGAAGAAATTTACAACGAATTTTTAGAGATCGGAAAACAGCTTCAGGACAGAATCGTTGATACGGAACTGGAACTCAACGAAGCGATCCAGGATGGTAAAAACGTTTTATTCGAAGGAGCTCAGGCGTTGATGCTTGATATCGACTTCGGAACGTATCCATACGTAACTTCATCTTCACCGTCAACGGGAGGTGTTTGTACGGGAGCGGGTGTTCCGCCAACATCGCTTCAAAACCTTATTGGTGTTGCAAAAGCATACTGCACAAGAGTAGGAAACGGACCTTTCCCTTCTGAATTAGACAACGAATTAGGAGAAAGCATCAGACAGATCGGAGGTGAATTCGGAGCTACGACAGGAAGACCAAGAAGAACAGGTTGGTTAGACCTTGTTTCTTTGAAGCATGCTTGTATGATCAACGGTATTAATAACTTAGTAATTACAAAGTTAGATGTTCTTACAGGAATTGAAACGTTAAAAATCGTTACACATTACAAAACTGAAGACGGAAAAATCATCGATTATTTCACTTCTTCAACAGAAAAATTATACAACTATGAGCCAATCTACCAGGATTTACCGGGTTGGAACGAAGATCTTACAAAAGTAAGAAGCTACGACGAACTTCCGGATAACGCTCAGAAATACATCGAGTTTATCGAAAAGTATTTAGGAATCAACGTTTACTTGGTTTCTGTAGGGCCAGAAAGAAGCCAGAACATCATCAGAAAAGAATTATTCTAA